The following coding sequences lie in one Euzebyales bacterium genomic window:
- the gcvPB gene encoding aminomethyl-transferring glycine dehydrogenase subunit GcvPB → MTVMGPQMATEPTLFEVSRPGRRASELATVDVDDIDLAEALDGVELADDPPALPEVAELDLVRHFTRMSQRNHGIDAGFYPLGSCSMKYNPRVAERIAGLPGYRDAHPWTPASAVQGTLGALWELERWLTELTGLHAATFQPAAGAQGELVGLLLIRAYYEDRGDDDRNVIIIPDSAHGTNPASATIAGFDTMTVPSGDDGLVDVDALEELSDDRTAGLMLTNPNTLGLFEVEIERIAAAVHGAGGLLYYDGANFNAIAGRVRPGDMGFDVVHLNVHKTFATPHGGGGPGAGPVVVSEALAPYLPAPVVVADDGPHVSYRFDTDRPKSIGRVHGFHGNTGVLLRALSFLQRHGGDGLASMSAKAVLNANYLAHRTTAALPLAYPQHPPMHEFVLRGSAVKEHGLRVLDVCKRLIDLGYHPPTNYFPLIVDEALMIEPTETETPETLDGFAEALAQAVAEAADDPDLLHEAPRTTPVRRLDEAKAARELVLRWFHDHAT, encoded by the coding sequence ATGACGGTCATGGGCCCACAGATGGCCACCGAGCCCACGCTGTTCGAGGTGTCACGTCCGGGCCGACGGGCCAGCGAGCTCGCGACGGTCGACGTCGACGACATCGATCTGGCGGAGGCGCTCGATGGCGTGGAGCTCGCCGACGACCCGCCGGCACTGCCCGAGGTCGCCGAGCTCGACCTGGTGCGCCACTTCACGCGCATGTCCCAGCGCAACCACGGCATCGACGCGGGCTTCTACCCGCTGGGCTCCTGCTCTATGAAGTACAACCCGCGGGTCGCCGAGCGGATCGCGGGCCTACCCGGCTATCGCGACGCGCACCCCTGGACGCCGGCGAGCGCGGTGCAGGGCACCCTGGGCGCGCTGTGGGAGCTGGAGCGCTGGCTGACGGAGCTGACGGGCCTGCACGCCGCGACCTTCCAGCCCGCTGCGGGGGCCCAGGGCGAGTTGGTCGGACTGCTGCTGATCCGCGCGTACTACGAGGACCGCGGCGACGACGACCGGAACGTCATCATCATCCCGGACTCGGCACACGGTACGAACCCGGCGAGCGCCACGATCGCCGGCTTCGACACCATGACGGTGCCGTCGGGCGACGACGGGCTGGTCGACGTCGACGCGCTCGAGGAGCTTAGCGACGACCGCACCGCCGGGCTGATGCTGACGAACCCGAACACCTTGGGCCTGTTCGAGGTCGAGATCGAGCGCATCGCCGCAGCGGTCCACGGTGCCGGAGGGCTGCTCTACTACGATGGAGCCAACTTCAACGCCATCGCCGGCCGGGTCCGGCCAGGTGACATGGGCTTCGACGTCGTGCACCTCAACGTCCACAAGACGTTCGCGACCCCCCACGGTGGAGGCGGTCCGGGTGCCGGACCGGTGGTCGTCAGCGAAGCGCTGGCTCCCTACCTGCCGGCGCCGGTAGTGGTCGCCGACGACGGCCCGCACGTCAGCTACCGGTTCGACACCGACCGCCCCAAGTCGATTGGCAGGGTCCACGGCTTCCACGGCAACACGGGCGTACTGCTGCGCGCGTTGTCGTTCCTGCAGCGCCACGGCGGCGACGGCCTGGCGTCGATGAGCGCCAAGGCCGTGCTCAACGCCAACTACCTGGCGCACCGGACCACCGCGGCACTGCCGCTGGCGTACCCGCAGCACCCGCCGATGCACGAGTTCGTGCTGCGAGGCAGCGCCGTCAAGGAGCACGGCCTGAGGGTGCTCGACGTCTGCAAGCGGCTGATCGACCTCGGCTACCACCCGCCGACGAACTACTTCCCGTTGATCGTCGACGAGGCGTTGATGATCGAGCCGACCGAGACCGAGACTCCCGAGACGCTCGACGGCTTCGCCGAGGCCCTGGCGCAGGCGGTCGCGGAGGCGGCGGACGACCCGGACCTGCTGCACGAGGCGCCGCGCACGACGCCGGTGCGCCGCCTCGACGAGGCCAAAGCGGCCCGCGAGCTCGTCCTGCGCTGGTTTCACGATCACGCGACCTGA
- the gcvPA gene encoding aminomethyl-transferring glycine dehydrogenase subunit GcvPA, whose translation MADYAPHTATDIADMLDQLGYEHLDDLFAHIPDHLRVNTSLELPPGRSEDEVLGTMARLASRNRTDLVCFAGGGAYDHYVPSVVDAVLQRGELLTSYTPYQPEVSQGILQILFEYQTMICELTGLPVANASLYDGASAVAEAAAMACAVTRRKGLLVSGAVDAPTRTVIGTYAHPLRRPVGGIGVDATTGTTSLAEVGDDVAAVVVSQPNAVGVVENLRAHAEAAHAAGALLIVKLEPTAVGLLATPGAQGADVVVGDGQSLGQGLQFGGPTVGFLACGTNHVRRLPGRVVGETVDADGRPGYVMTLRTREQDIRRERATSNICTNQTLSAVAATVYLAWLGPQGLRQLAMGCLRRARVTADRLTAIDGVELAFSGPFLKEFALRLRGVDVVALVGALCDEGYLVGPVVDDPVRAGGSLLMVAATERRTTGDITGLATAFERQMKEATITGAGGRGA comes from the coding sequence GTGGCCGACTACGCACCGCACACCGCGACGGACATCGCCGACATGCTCGACCAGCTCGGGTACGAGCACCTCGACGACCTCTTCGCGCACATCCCCGACCATCTGCGCGTGAACACGTCGCTCGAGCTCCCCCCGGGGCGCAGCGAGGACGAGGTTCTGGGCACGATGGCCCGGCTCGCCAGCCGCAACCGCACCGACCTCGTGTGCTTCGCGGGCGGTGGTGCCTACGACCACTACGTGCCGTCGGTCGTCGACGCCGTGCTGCAGCGCGGCGAGCTGCTGACGTCCTACACGCCCTACCAGCCCGAGGTCAGTCAGGGCATCCTGCAGATCCTGTTCGAGTACCAGACGATGATCTGCGAGCTGACAGGGCTGCCGGTGGCCAACGCGAGCCTCTACGACGGCGCGAGTGCGGTCGCCGAGGCGGCCGCGATGGCCTGCGCGGTGACCCGGCGGAAGGGTCTGCTCGTGTCCGGCGCGGTCGATGCACCGACCCGCACGGTCATCGGCACCTACGCGCACCCCCTTCGCCGGCCCGTCGGTGGCATCGGTGTCGATGCCACCACCGGCACGACGTCGCTCGCCGAGGTCGGTGACGACGTCGCCGCCGTGGTCGTGTCGCAGCCCAATGCGGTCGGCGTGGTCGAGAACCTCCGGGCGCACGCGGAGGCGGCGCATGCCGCGGGCGCGCTGCTGATCGTCAAGCTCGAGCCGACCGCGGTGGGACTGCTGGCGACCCCGGGCGCGCAGGGCGCGGACGTGGTCGTCGGGGATGGTCAGTCGCTCGGCCAGGGCCTGCAGTTCGGCGGTCCCACGGTCGGATTCCTGGCGTGTGGCACGAACCACGTGCGACGGCTGCCTGGGCGCGTGGTCGGCGAGACCGTCGATGCCGATGGGCGCCCCGGCTACGTGATGACCCTGCGCACGCGCGAGCAGGACATCCGACGGGAACGCGCGACCAGCAACATCTGCACGAACCAGACGCTCAGCGCCGTCGCCGCCACCGTGTACCTGGCCTGGTTGGGCCCGCAGGGCCTGCGCCAGCTGGCCATGGGCTGCCTGCGCCGTGCCAGGGTGACCGCCGACCGGCTCACAGCGATCGACGGCGTCGAGCTCGCGTTCAGTGGCCCGTTCCTCAAGGAGTTCGCCCTGCGCCTGCGCGGCGTCGACGTCGTCGCGCTCGTCGGCGCCCTGTGCGACGAGGGGTACCTGGTCGGTCCCGTCGTCGATGACCCTGTCCGCGCCGGGGGGTCGCTGCTCATGGTCGCGGCGACCGAGCGCCGCACGACCGGCGACATCACGGGTCTGGCGACCGCCTTCGAGCGGCAGATGAAGGAAGCCACGATCACGGGCGCGGGAGGTCGGGGAGCATGA
- a CDS encoding MerR family transcriptional regulator — translation MNASRSGPTHQELRLPGLDEGRRGYRGPAVCRVVGITYRQLDYWATTGLVEPSVRDAVGSGSQRLYSFEDIVTLKLVKRLLDVGVSLQRIRRAIDYVRDRGLSLRNLTLASDGETVYAGTDASDVVDLLARGQGVFAIAVDPLYDEMEAEVTALPAEPVVSAPSAEEPPAEASGGGGA, via the coding sequence ATGAACGCGTCGCGTTCAGGTCCCACGCATCAGGAACTCCGCCTGCCCGGGCTCGACGAGGGTCGCCGCGGGTACCGCGGTCCCGCCGTGTGCCGTGTCGTCGGCATCACCTACCGGCAGCTGGACTACTGGGCGACGACCGGCCTGGTCGAACCCAGTGTCCGTGATGCCGTGGGATCGGGCTCGCAGCGCCTGTACTCGTTCGAGGACATCGTCACCCTGAAACTGGTCAAGCGGCTCCTCGACGTCGGCGTGAGCCTCCAGCGCATCCGCCGCGCCATCGACTACGTGCGCGACCGCGGCCTGTCGCTGCGGAACCTCACACTTGCCAGCGACGGCGAGACGGTCTACGCCGGGACCGACGCCAGCGACGTGGTCGACCTGCTCGCCCGCGGGCAGGGCGTGTTCGCCATCGCGGTCGATCCGCTGTACGACGAGATGGAGGCCGAGGTGACCGCGCTTCCGGCCGAGCCGGTCGTCTCGGCGCCGTCCGCCGAGGAGCCCCCGGCTGAAGCGAGCGGCGGCGGTGGGGCCTGA